The DNA window ATGGTCCATTTCGTTAACAAGGCGCGCCGACTGGGAATGCAGGCGCTGGATCAGCCGTTTCAGCGTTGTTCCATCTTTGGGAGAGCGGGCAACAAAGTGGTAGTGATTGCTGAAGAGCGCCCAGGCCTGGAGTTCCCAACCATAGGCCAGCATGACTTCAAAAAGCGTATTCTGGAGTTGGCGGAGTTTGTCGGGCGTATCAAAGATGCGCTGCTTATACAAGGTAGAGGCTGTAACGATATAAAAGGCATCCGGTACGAAAAGATGCAGCGGGCCATGAGGCCATGTGCCGATTTCAATCTCGCCGGTCATGAAGTTCCCCTTTGGACTTCGGAAGCCTGGCCTCCGAAGTCCACCTGGCTTCCGCAGTCGACATCTAGCACTATGGTGGTATCCACGCCGAAGACGTCAATCACCTTGACGGCAATCTGATGCTTGCCGGGGGTTTCATAGCGCCAGCCGATGTCGGTGCGGGTCCTGAGGGAGCGGTCCTTGCGCGTGCGGAAGTCCTGCCAGTGATGCTCAAAGGGCTTGTCGGGCGAGTAGTCAAAGTCCACCGCCCAGAAGTCAATGAAATCAAAAGGCGATTTGACGGCGCGCTCGCGCAGGGCTTCAATCTCTTTCTCCGGCGCTTCGGCCAGGGCAGGCATGAAGTGCACCAGTTCCACATCCACCGCTTTGGATTGCTGAAGCGTGGCTTTTTTGGATTGCTGAAGCCACGCTTCAGCATTCCATACAACTTTGGCTTCCAGCACGCCAGCCTCAAAGAACTGCACCTCGGTGCGGTTGGGCTCCATGATCTCGCGCGGGATGTACTTCAGGCGAATGGTAAGATCGTATTCGGCTTCCAGGGCCTCTTTTTTGCGCCCCAGTTCCATCTCAAACTCCCATGCCAGGCAGTGCAGTTCGCGCC is part of the Chloroflexota bacterium genome and encodes:
- a CDS encoding transposase, giving the protein MTGEIEIGTWPHGPLHLFVPDAFYIVTASTLYKQRIFDTPDKLRQLQNTLFEVMLAYGWELQAWALFSNHYHFVARSPKDGTTLKRLIQRLHSQSARLVNEMDHTPGRRVWFQYWDTCLTYEKSYYARLNYVHNNPVKHGLVTVAEQYPFCSAAWFKANAPQDFRDKVGCFPYDRVNVLDLDC